In a genomic window of Vicinamibacterales bacterium:
- a CDS encoding ATP-binding protein, giving the protein MPPPSATLPAEALHEQLTLLVKTEHRLHRSQNALDRQLLRVELLSQFTLRWDSQAEPAAILLDAASLLLRVFAVNQVRVVVPDGAGLPRTAGDGRVKLVTMPREHLDAGLAHLAGPVAGPLEAQPASLRALLDPLTSAGAAAGTPSGLVVLPLRVTQDDPPMCFLGTTDERHKTSHAREMPTDAALPFLRLLGGHVEHMLRNSRLLAEVAAARQRLLAIQEDLEDRVALRTAELTREIAERKRTEVELQRAKIAAEQASVAKSAFLANMSHELRTPLNAIIGYSEMLQEDAESFGQTACLGDIGKILGAGRHLLALINDVLDLSKIEAGYMQLDVEDFELADVVHSAVTHSRPLLASRDNVLAVDGLDRGCPMHTDRLKVEQVLLNLIGNAAKFTERGHIRVSVDRTPDDWVEVRVADTGIGLSDEQVGRLFKEFSQADASTTRRFGGTGLGLAISQRLCHLMGGHITASGQIGVGATFTVRLPAVAGGPS; this is encoded by the coding sequence ATGCCCCCTCCCTCCGCGACGCTGCCGGCCGAGGCGCTCCACGAGCAGCTCACGCTGCTCGTCAAGACCGAGCACCGCCTCCACCGGTCGCAGAACGCGCTCGATCGGCAGCTGCTTCGCGTGGAGCTCCTCAGCCAGTTCACGCTGCGCTGGGACAGCCAGGCCGAGCCGGCCGCGATCCTGCTGGACGCGGCGTCGCTGCTCCTGCGCGTGTTCGCCGTGAATCAAGTGCGGGTCGTCGTGCCCGATGGGGCCGGTTTGCCGCGGACCGCCGGAGACGGCCGCGTGAAGCTCGTCACGATGCCGCGGGAGCATCTCGATGCCGGACTCGCGCACCTCGCCGGTCCCGTGGCCGGCCCGCTGGAGGCGCAGCCCGCGTCGTTGCGGGCGCTGCTCGACCCGTTGACGTCGGCGGGCGCGGCCGCGGGGACGCCATCCGGCCTCGTGGTGCTCCCGCTGCGCGTGACGCAGGACGACCCGCCCATGTGCTTCCTGGGGACCACCGACGAGAGGCACAAGACGTCGCACGCGCGCGAGATGCCCACCGACGCCGCGCTGCCGTTCCTCCGGCTGCTCGGCGGGCACGTCGAGCACATGCTGCGCAACTCGCGGCTGCTGGCGGAGGTGGCCGCGGCGCGCCAGCGCCTGCTGGCGATCCAGGAGGACCTGGAGGACCGCGTGGCGCTGCGCACGGCCGAGCTGACGCGCGAGATCGCGGAGCGGAAGCGCACCGAGGTGGAACTGCAGCGCGCCAAGATCGCGGCCGAGCAGGCGAGCGTGGCCAAGAGCGCGTTCCTGGCCAACATGAGCCACGAGCTCCGCACGCCGCTCAACGCCATCATCGGCTACAGCGAGATGCTGCAGGAAGACGCCGAGAGCTTCGGCCAGACCGCCTGCCTCGGCGACATCGGCAAGATCCTGGGCGCTGGCCGGCACCTGCTCGCCTTGATCAACGACGTCCTCGACCTGTCGAAGATCGAGGCCGGCTACATGCAGCTCGACGTCGAGGACTTCGAGCTCGCCGACGTCGTGCACTCCGCCGTCACGCATTCGCGGCCGCTCCTGGCGTCGCGCGACAACGTGCTCGCCGTCGATGGCCTGGACCGCGGCTGTCCCATGCACACCGATCGCCTGAAGGTGGAGCAGGTGCTCCTGAACCTGATCGGGAACGCGGCGAAGTTCACCGAGCGGGGACACATCCGCGTCTCCGTCGACCGGACCCCCGACGACTGGGTCGAGGTCCGCGTGGCCGACACGGGCATCGGGCTGAGCGACGAGCAGGTCGGCCGCCTGTTCAAGGAGTTCTCCCAGGCCGATGCCTCGACCACGCGGCGCTTCGGCGGCACCGGGCTGGGCCTGGCGATCAGCCAGCGGCTCTGCCATCTCATGGGCGGCCACATCACGGCCTCCGGGCAAATCGGCGTCGGTGCCACCTTCACCGTGCGGCTGCCGGCCGTCGCGGGAGGACCGTCGTGA
- a CDS encoding response regulator: MSVRVLLVEDNEANADMLSRRLIRQGFEVAVAGDGLQALDATARQRPDLILMDISLPRIDGWEATRRLKADPATASIPIVALTAHAMVADRQRCFDAGCDEFETKPVDLKRLLEKMHGLLAAKAQA, translated from the coding sequence GTGAGCGTGCGGGTGCTGCTCGTGGAGGACAACGAGGCCAACGCCGACATGCTGTCGCGCCGCCTGATCCGCCAGGGGTTCGAGGTGGCCGTCGCCGGGGACGGCCTCCAGGCGCTCGACGCGACCGCGCGCCAGCGGCCCGACCTCATCCTGATGGACATCAGCCTGCCCAGGATCGACGGGTGGGAGGCGACGCGGCGGCTGAAGGCCGACCCGGCGACCGCGTCGATTCCGATCGTGGCGCTGACCGCGCACGCCATGGTGGCCGACCGCCAGCGGTGCTTCGACGCCGGCTGCGACGAGTTCGAGACCAAGCCCGTGGATCTCAAGCGGCTGCTCGAGAAGATGCACGGGCTGCTGGCCGCGAAGGCGCAGGCATGA
- a CDS encoding EAL domain-containing protein, translating into MTPVRLLLVDDEAPNRDMLSRRLERRGFEVGQAASGAEALAALDRERWAAVLLDVQMPAMSGLQVLEKIRERWTQAELPVLMVTARDASEDVVAALELGANDYITKPVDFPVALARLRTQLARRDAEERLRASEERYALAARGANDGLWDWDLGTGEFHYSVRWLTIVGREGDGIGPTLQAWLDLTHEADRDRLQQAFDAHLAGRTPHFESEHRLHHASGAYRWVLARGLAVRGADGTTVRMAGSLSDVTAGKVVDQLTGLPNRMLLHDRLERALGEAGEPVAPCAVLLLDIDGFKLVNDGHGRTHGDDLLRAVARRLDRSLRPGDSISRSSELAADSMVARLGGDEFVVVLHDIADPLDATSVAERLQRVLARPFTIGDREIFVSASVGVAMSGPGATPDDLLRNADTAMHRARLQGRGRIEVFELAMREEMVERLQLDTALRQALANDEFLPHYQPIIDLQHGRLVGFEALMRWRRHDGRLVPPAMFIPTLEANGLIVPVGQRFAAAVCRQLRAWRDTVAAGLPLWVNVNFTTGQLAEPDVLDTLLGAIADAGIRPADFVVEITESSAIGDVARAAETLSRFRDAGLRVVLDDFGTGFSSLSCLGELPIAGIKLDRSFISSDRRHPAILQAVVHLADELGLTVTAEGIETDAQHAQLRGLGCGFAQGYLFARPLDAEAATDLIRRGVRWLPAHPEDAEPTAA; encoded by the coding sequence ATGACGCCGGTCCGTCTCCTCCTCGTGGACGACGAGGCGCCGAACCGCGACATGCTGTCGCGCCGGCTCGAACGGCGCGGGTTCGAGGTGGGCCAGGCCGCCTCCGGCGCCGAGGCGCTGGCCGCGCTCGACCGGGAGCGCTGGGCCGCCGTGCTGCTCGACGTGCAGATGCCGGCGATGAGCGGCCTGCAGGTGCTCGAGAAGATCCGCGAGCGGTGGACGCAGGCGGAGCTGCCGGTGCTGATGGTGACGGCCCGGGACGCGAGCGAGGACGTGGTCGCGGCGCTCGAGCTGGGGGCCAACGACTACATCACCAAGCCCGTGGATTTTCCCGTCGCGCTGGCGCGGCTGCGGACCCAGCTGGCCCGCCGCGACGCCGAGGAACGGCTGCGGGCCAGCGAGGAGCGCTACGCCCTGGCCGCCCGCGGCGCCAACGACGGCCTGTGGGACTGGGACCTGGGGACGGGCGAGTTCCACTACTCGGTGCGCTGGCTGACGATCGTGGGACGCGAGGGCGACGGCATCGGGCCCACCCTGCAGGCCTGGCTGGACCTCACGCACGAGGCCGATCGCGACCGCCTGCAGCAGGCCTTCGACGCCCACCTCGCGGGGCGCACCCCGCACTTCGAGAGCGAGCACCGGCTGCATCACGCGTCGGGTGCCTACCGCTGGGTGCTGGCGCGCGGGCTCGCGGTGCGCGGCGCCGACGGCACGACAGTCCGCATGGCCGGATCGCTGTCGGACGTCACGGCCGGAAAGGTCGTCGACCAGCTGACGGGCCTGCCCAACCGCATGCTGCTCCACGATCGGTTGGAGCGCGCCCTCGGCGAGGCCGGGGAGCCCGTGGCACCGTGTGCGGTCCTGCTGCTCGACATCGACGGGTTCAAGCTCGTGAACGACGGCCATGGCCGGACGCACGGCGACGACCTGCTCCGGGCCGTCGCCCGCCGGCTGGACCGCTCGCTCCGGCCGGGCGACTCGATCTCGCGGTCGAGCGAGCTGGCCGCCGACTCGATGGTCGCCCGCCTGGGCGGCGACGAGTTCGTGGTGGTCCTGCACGACATCGCCGATCCGCTGGACGCGACGAGCGTGGCCGAGCGTCTGCAGCGGGTCCTGGCACGGCCGTTCACCATCGGCGATCGCGAGATCTTCGTCTCGGCCAGCGTCGGCGTCGCGATGAGCGGGCCGGGCGCCACGCCCGACGACCTGCTGCGCAACGCCGACACGGCCATGCACCGCGCGCGGCTGCAGGGCCGCGGCCGCATCGAGGTGTTCGAGCTCGCGATGCGCGAGGAGATGGTGGAGCGCCTGCAGCTCGACACGGCGCTCCGGCAGGCGCTCGCGAACGACGAGTTCCTGCCGCACTACCAGCCGATCATCGACCTGCAGCACGGCCGGCTCGTCGGCTTCGAGGCGCTGATGCGGTGGCGCCGGCACGACGGCCGCCTCGTCCCGCCGGCGATGTTCATCCCCACGCTCGAGGCCAACGGCCTCATCGTGCCGGTGGGGCAGCGTTTCGCCGCGGCCGTGTGCCGGCAACTGCGGGCGTGGCGCGACACGGTGGCCGCCGGGCTGCCGCTGTGGGTCAACGTGAACTTCACGACCGGCCAGCTCGCCGAGCCGGACGTCCTCGACACGCTGCTGGGGGCGATTGCCGATGCCGGCATCCGGCCGGCGGACTTCGTGGTCGAGATCACCGAGTCGTCGGCGATCGGCGACGTCGCCCGGGCGGCCGAGACCCTGTCGCGCTTCCGCGACGCGGGCCTGCGCGTGGTCCTCGACGACTTCGGCACCGGCTTCTCGTCGCTGTCGTGCCTGGGCGAGCTGCCCATCGCGGGCATCAAGCTCGATCGGTCGTTCATCAGCAGCGACCGGCGCCACCCGGCCATCCTGCAGGCCGTCGTGCACCTGGCCGACGAGCTCGGCCTCACCGTCACGGCCGAGGGCATCGAGACCGACGCCCAGCACGCGCAGCTCCGGGGGCTCGGCTGCGGGTTCGCGCAGGGGTACCTCTTCGCGAGACCCCTCGACGCCGAGGCGGCGACGGACCTGATCCGCCGGGGTGTGCGCTGGCTGCCGGCCCACCCGGAGGACGCCGAACCCACCGCCGCCTGA
- a CDS encoding copper chaperone PCu(A)C, which yields MRHVVLALAVSFVGFPAAVPVQQAPKAVSAWVAAPAAGADAAVAYVAIENPTMYDIYITAATTDAAKTVELRAGATGGGEPAVVTEFTVPAYGSTAAEQAAPHLRLVQLTRPLAAGDTVQLTLTTDGGVALNVAAPVK from the coding sequence ATGCGTCACGTCGTGCTGGCCCTGGCCGTCTCGTTCGTCGGATTCCCCGCGGCCGTTCCGGTCCAGCAGGCCCCGAAGGCGGTCTCGGCGTGGGTGGCGGCCCCGGCGGCCGGCGCCGATGCCGCCGTCGCCTACGTCGCCATCGAGAACCCCACGATGTACGACATCTACATCACGGCGGCTACGACCGACGCGGCCAAGACGGTAGAACTCCGGGCCGGCGCCACCGGCGGCGGCGAGCCGGCGGTGGTCACCGAGTTCACCGTGCCCGCCTATGGCTCCACCGCCGCCGAGCAGGCCGCGCCGCACCTGCGCCTGGTCCAGTTGACGCGGCCGCTGGCGGCGGGCGACACCGTCCAGCTCACGCTGACCACCGACGGCGGCGTGGCGCTGAACGTCGCGGCGCCCGTCAAGTAG
- a CDS encoding creatininase family protein, translating into MKKVMFALAAVCLVAGAVSFAQQRERRAPDPRSMGGGDCRDNPYNCADAPNPLPKADTVWLEEMTWMDVRDAMKAGKTTAIISTGGIEPNGPWLVLGKHNYVLHANCDAIARKLGNALCAPIVKYVPEGDIEPKTGHMTTAGTITMREDTFRAVLTDTAESLQAHGFKTIVFIGDSGGNQAGQKAVAEALTKKWAGKAVALHIPEYYTYAVVTKHFEDQGALPKDRKSDHMHDDPVITLNMFIDDPDSVRYDARVKAGKASIDGVSIADKAKATALAKQIVAFRADYTVTAINKALAAPGRTSMP; encoded by the coding sequence ATGAAGAAGGTGATGTTCGCTCTCGCGGCCGTGTGCCTGGTGGCCGGCGCCGTGTCCTTCGCCCAGCAGCGCGAGCGCCGTGCGCCGGACCCCCGGTCGATGGGCGGCGGTGACTGCCGCGACAACCCGTACAACTGCGCCGACGCCCCGAACCCGCTGCCCAAGGCGGACACGGTGTGGCTCGAAGAGATGACGTGGATGGACGTGCGCGACGCCATGAAGGCCGGCAAGACGACGGCCATCATCTCCACCGGCGGCATCGAGCCCAATGGCCCGTGGCTCGTGCTGGGCAAGCACAACTACGTGCTGCACGCCAACTGCGACGCCATCGCCCGGAAGCTCGGCAACGCGCTGTGCGCGCCGATCGTGAAGTACGTGCCCGAGGGGGACATCGAGCCCAAGACCGGGCACATGACGACGGCGGGCACCATCACGATGCGCGAGGACACGTTCCGCGCCGTGCTCACCGACACCGCCGAGAGCCTGCAGGCGCACGGCTTCAAGACCATCGTGTTCATCGGCGACAGCGGCGGCAACCAGGCGGGCCAGAAGGCGGTGGCCGAGGCGCTGACGAAGAAGTGGGCGGGCAAGGCCGTCGCCCTGCACATCCCCGAGTACTACACCTACGCCGTCGTGACGAAGCACTTCGAGGACCAGGGCGCGCTGCCCAAGGACCGCAAGAGCGACCACATGCACGACGACCCCGTCATCACCCTCAACATGTTCATCGACGATCCGGACTCGGTGCGCTACGACGCGCGCGTGAAGGCCGGCAAGGCCAGCATCGACGGCGTGTCGATCGCGGACAAGGCGAAGGCCACCGCCCTGGCGAAGCAGATCGTGGCCTTCCGCGCCGACTACACGGTGACGGCCATCAACAAGGCCCTCGCCGCCCCCGGCCGGACCTCGATGCCCTAG
- a CDS encoding tetratricopeptide repeat protein — MTATIGPYRVLGELGQGGMGTVVLAEDTRLGRHVALKMVSGAQAGTSGGRAQLLDEARAAAALVHPAIATVHDVIEHDGEIAIVFELVEGETLAARLKKGPLPPDQALHVAAQIAEALSVAHAHGVLHRDLKPSNVMLAPGGVVKILDFGIARMRPAAGSPADEAPADGDGGFQGTPGYVAPEQWAGKTADERADLYALGVVLFEMLTGKRPFPERDPFTLAHASIDRMARRVSSLKADVPPALDRLVSRLLATDPGQRPPKARVVADEIRALQAPPAPVALPWRRWAAVAAALVVALAGAAWWVTRPVVLDVTDPVIAVLPFANGTGDDGNDYLAAGVADSLTTSLSSLPTLTVVPRASVADARARRRTPGQVAADLGATFVVDGTVDGTGDALRIAVRLLRPDGTAAWTEDVEGPAAGVFGMQARLATALGAALRLQLSPDVRTRISTPPSSNPDALDAYWRGRALLERRDSPGNLPRAILAFGEALRLDPRFVDAHAALAEAYAADYGSTRDAQAIERAVQANRDAVTLAPDDPAVRLALGTTLVASGRHAEAIQALQRALAMQPSLDDARRQLGNALAGLGRIDEAVAEWKKALERRPTNWQVYSDMGRALFRAARYDEAEAALQRLTTLQPDNAFGFQQLGTLYQIRGLNDKALEYYAKANAISPSARIFANVGAIYHTEGRFEDAVASYRRAIALAPNISYVHRNLGDALLRMGRRNEALAAYRDAVERAEAELAVSPSDPRLLATVAVYAQKAGDGASAAARIAEAVAKAPDDVEVCYRAAVVHALAGSEAQALDWLRRALALGYSKSTAAADDDFHDIRNEPRFAALVADGPGGGRGR, encoded by the coding sequence GTGACCGCCACGATCGGCCCCTATCGGGTGCTGGGCGAGCTCGGCCAGGGTGGCATGGGGACCGTGGTCCTCGCCGAGGACACGCGTCTCGGGCGCCACGTCGCGCTCAAGATGGTGTCCGGCGCCCAGGCCGGCACCTCCGGCGGACGGGCGCAGCTCCTCGACGAAGCCCGGGCCGCGGCGGCCCTCGTGCACCCGGCCATCGCCACCGTCCACGACGTCATCGAGCACGACGGCGAGATTGCCATCGTCTTCGAGCTGGTCGAGGGCGAGACGCTCGCGGCACGTCTCAAGAAGGGCCCGCTCCCTCCGGACCAGGCCCTCCACGTCGCCGCCCAGATTGCCGAAGCCCTCAGCGTCGCCCACGCGCACGGGGTGCTCCACCGCGATCTCAAGCCATCGAACGTCATGCTGGCGCCGGGCGGCGTCGTGAAGATCCTCGACTTCGGCATCGCCCGGATGCGGCCCGCGGCCGGGAGCCCCGCCGACGAGGCCCCGGCCGACGGCGACGGCGGCTTCCAGGGCACCCCTGGCTACGTCGCCCCGGAGCAGTGGGCGGGCAAGACCGCCGACGAACGCGCGGACCTGTACGCGCTGGGCGTGGTCCTCTTCGAGATGCTGACGGGGAAGCGCCCGTTCCCCGAGCGCGATCCGTTCACGCTCGCCCACGCCTCGATCGACCGGATGGCGCGCCGCGTGTCCTCGCTCAAGGCCGACGTGCCGCCGGCCCTCGACCGCCTCGTGTCGCGGCTGCTGGCCACCGACCCCGGCCAGCGCCCGCCGAAGGCCCGCGTGGTGGCCGACGAGATCAGGGCGCTCCAGGCGCCGCCGGCGCCGGTCGCCCTGCCGTGGCGGCGCTGGGCCGCCGTGGCCGCGGCGCTCGTCGTGGCGCTGGCCGGCGCCGCGTGGTGGGTGACGCGCCCGGTCGTGCTCGACGTGACCGACCCGGTCATCGCGGTGCTGCCGTTCGCCAACGGCACCGGGGACGACGGCAACGACTACCTCGCCGCGGGCGTGGCCGACAGTCTCACCACGAGCCTCTCATCGCTCCCGACGCTCACGGTGGTGCCACGCGCCTCGGTCGCCGATGCACGGGCGAGACGGAGGACGCCAGGACAGGTCGCGGCGGATCTGGGCGCGACCTTCGTCGTGGACGGCACCGTCGACGGCACCGGCGACGCACTCCGAATCGCCGTGCGGCTCCTCAGGCCGGACGGCACGGCGGCGTGGACGGAGGACGTCGAGGGGCCCGCGGCCGGCGTGTTCGGCATGCAGGCGCGGCTGGCCACGGCGCTCGGCGCGGCGCTCCGGCTGCAGCTCTCGCCCGACGTCCGCACCCGCATCAGCACACCGCCGTCGTCGAACCCCGACGCCCTCGACGCCTACTGGCGCGGCCGCGCCCTGCTCGAGCGCCGCGACTCGCCCGGCAACCTGCCGCGCGCCATCCTGGCGTTCGGCGAGGCGCTGCGACTCGATCCGCGATTCGTCGACGCCCACGCCGCCCTGGCGGAGGCGTATGCCGCCGACTACGGATCGACCCGCGACGCGCAGGCCATCGAGCGGGCGGTGCAGGCCAACCGCGACGCCGTCACGCTGGCGCCGGACGATCCCGCCGTCCGATTGGCCCTCGGCACGACGCTCGTCGCCAGCGGCCGCCACGCCGAGGCGATCCAGGCACTGCAGCGCGCGCTGGCGATGCAGCCGAGCCTGGACGACGCGCGGCGCCAGCTGGGCAACGCGCTGGCGGGCCTGGGCCGCATCGACGAGGCCGTGGCCGAGTGGAAGAAGGCGCTCGAGCGGCGGCCCACCAACTGGCAGGTGTACAGCGACATGGGGCGCGCCCTGTTCCGGGCGGCGCGCTACGACGAGGCCGAGGCGGCATTGCAGCGGCTCACGACGCTGCAGCCCGACAACGCGTTCGGATTCCAGCAGCTCGGGACGCTGTACCAGATTCGCGGCCTGAACGACAAGGCGCTCGAGTACTACGCGAAGGCGAACGCCATCAGCCCGTCGGCGCGCATCTTCGCCAACGTCGGCGCGATCTACCACACCGAGGGCCGCTTCGAGGATGCGGTCGCGAGCTATCGGCGCGCCATCGCGCTGGCGCCGAACATCTCCTACGTCCATCGCAACCTCGGCGACGCCCTGCTCCGCATGGGCCGACGCAACGAGGCCCTGGCCGCCTACCGTGATGCCGTCGAGCGCGCCGAGGCCGAGCTCGCCGTGAGCCCGTCGGACCCGCGGCTCCTGGCCACCGTCGCCGTCTACGCGCAGAAAGCCGGCGACGGTGCGAGCGCGGCGGCGCGGATCGCCGAGGCCGTCGCGAAGGCGCCCGACGACGTCGAGGTGTGCTATCGTGCCGCCGTCGTCCACGCGCTGGCCGGCTCAGAGGCGCAGGCGCTCGACTGGCTGCGCCGGGCCCTGGCGCTCGGGTACAGCAAGTCCACCGCCGCGGCCGACGACGACTTTCACGACATCCGGAACGAACCACGGTTCGCCGCGCTCGTGGCCGACGGGCCCGGCGGCGGAAGGGGGCGATGA
- a CDS encoding TonB-dependent receptor, with the protein MVRIRFVMASAIVGLLASWPAAAQESINNASISGRVTDAQGGVVPGATVSARQVETDVTATVATDDRGRFRLPYLRVGAYELTVHLDGFADVHRRLTLSAGSAFELPIALAVEGVTSQVTVSADAPVLESARSQIATTVAVAEVQSLPLNGRQFLDIAVVTPGVAPPNINSTQLFAETSAVPGVGLSIGSQRNLSNSFIVDGLSANDDAAGLSGMPYGVDAVEQFQVVTSGGQAELGRALGGYVNVVTRSGTNQVRGTAYGFFRDDALNAPNALSGTTLPMSQQQFGASLGGPIRRGRSFYFANAERRVLDQTGFVTISGANLSAVNARLAEVGYPGQPVTSGIYDNPVRSLNVLGKVDHAFTGRDQLSARYSLYDVTSANSRGAGGLSAPSASAGLDNRDQALAVSNTLTLGDRTVNETRAQFTHADLLALPSDQVGPAVSIAGVASFGTLTNSPQGRLNRGYQFVDTIAQQRGAHALKAGLDLVYNDDTITFPRAVRGAYTFSSLVNFLAGRYNNAGFTQTFGDTSVRQGSTNLGLYVQDEWAATSRLTLNLGIRYDLQWLETIATDTNNVSPRAGFAWTPTGARDLVVRGSAGLFFDRVPLRALANALLSAGNTTDLGQLRQQNVQLSPGQAASPTFPNLLPAAQPSVTLFSLSTMQRDLQNAYSRQANLEVERQVGRAGTASVGYAYVRGDGILMSINQNVPTCVAAGTNNGCRPIADYANNSQYSSAGRSTSHALLVSFARRPGRWGYYRASYTLSKAMNNVGEFFFSGPIDPFDIDKDWGRADNDRRHMFVVSAGFNAPSGPASTAWEHLTHGFQLSTLVQAYSAAPFNITSGVTTIQGTAGRPIVDGDVIPRNSGVGDAFLSIGLRLSRTFRVADTWQIEGMAEVFNLTDTVNETARNGNFGSGAYPTSPSATFNQVTAVGDPRSWQLGLRLRF; encoded by the coding sequence ATGGTTCGGATCCGGTTCGTGATGGCGTCTGCCATCGTCGGGCTGCTGGCGTCATGGCCGGCGGCCGCTCAGGAATCCATCAACAACGCCAGCATCAGCGGCAGGGTCACCGATGCCCAGGGCGGCGTCGTCCCCGGCGCGACCGTCAGCGCCCGCCAGGTCGAGACCGACGTGACCGCCACGGTCGCGACCGATGACCGGGGACGGTTCCGCCTGCCGTACCTGCGGGTCGGCGCCTACGAGCTGACCGTGCACCTGGACGGCTTCGCCGACGTCCATCGGCGGCTCACCCTGTCGGCCGGCTCGGCGTTCGAGCTGCCGATCGCGCTGGCCGTCGAAGGCGTGACCAGCCAGGTCACGGTCAGCGCCGACGCCCCGGTGCTCGAGTCGGCCCGCAGCCAGATCGCCACGACCGTGGCCGTGGCCGAGGTGCAGAGCCTGCCGCTCAACGGCCGCCAGTTCCTGGACATCGCGGTCGTGACGCCCGGGGTCGCGCCGCCCAACATCAACAGCACGCAGCTCTTCGCCGAGACGTCCGCCGTGCCGGGCGTCGGGCTCTCCATCGGCAGCCAGCGCAACCTCTCCAACAGCTTCATCGTCGACGGCCTGTCGGCCAACGACGATGCGGCCGGACTGAGCGGCATGCCCTACGGCGTGGACGCCGTCGAGCAGTTCCAGGTGGTCACCTCCGGCGGCCAGGCGGAACTTGGCCGCGCCCTGGGCGGCTACGTGAACGTCGTGACGCGCAGCGGCACCAACCAGGTCCGTGGCACGGCCTACGGGTTCTTCCGCGACGACGCGCTGAACGCGCCCAACGCGCTGTCGGGCACCACGCTGCCGATGTCGCAGCAGCAGTTCGGCGCCAGTCTCGGCGGCCCCATCCGGCGCGGGCGGTCGTTCTACTTCGCCAACGCGGAGCGGCGCGTCCTCGATCAGACCGGATTCGTCACCATCAGCGGCGCCAACCTGTCGGCCGTCAACGCGCGCCTCGCCGAGGTGGGGTATCCGGGGCAGCCCGTGACGAGCGGGATCTACGACAACCCGGTCCGGAGTCTCAACGTGCTCGGCAAGGTGGACCACGCGTTCACGGGCCGCGATCAGCTGAGCGCGCGCTACAGCCTGTACGACGTCACCTCCGCCAATTCCCGCGGAGCGGGCGGCCTCAGCGCGCCGTCGGCCTCCGCCGGACTCGACAACCGCGACCAGGCGCTCGCCGTGAGCAACACGCTGACGCTGGGCGATCGCACCGTGAACGAGACCCGGGCGCAGTTCACCCACGCGGATCTCCTCGCGCTGCCCTCGGATCAGGTCGGCCCGGCCGTGAGCATCGCCGGCGTGGCGTCGTTCGGCACCCTCACCAACAGCCCGCAGGGACGGCTCAACCGGGGCTACCAGTTCGTCGACACGATCGCGCAGCAGCGCGGCGCGCACGCACTGAAGGCGGGCCTCGACCTGGTCTACAACGACGACACGATCACGTTCCCGCGCGCGGTGCGCGGCGCCTACACGTTCTCGTCCCTGGTCAACTTCCTGGCGGGCCGCTACAACAACGCCGGCTTCACGCAGACCTTCGGCGACACCTCCGTCCGGCAGGGGAGCACGAACCTGGGCCTGTACGTGCAGGACGAGTGGGCGGCCACCTCGCGCCTCACGCTCAACCTCGGCATCCGCTACGACCTGCAGTGGCTGGAGACGATCGCGACCGACACGAACAACGTGTCGCCGCGTGCCGGCTTCGCGTGGACGCCCACCGGGGCCCGCGACCTGGTGGTGCGCGGCAGCGCCGGCCTCTTCTTCGACCGCGTGCCGCTCCGCGCGCTGGCCAACGCGCTGCTCTCGGCCGGCAACACGACCGACCTGGGGCAGCTCCGGCAGCAGAACGTCCAGCTCTCGCCGGGCCAGGCCGCCTCGCCGACGTTCCCGAACCTCCTGCCGGCGGCGCAGCCGTCGGTGACGCTCTTCAGCCTGTCGACCATGCAGCGCGATCTGCAGAACGCCTACTCCCGGCAGGCGAACCTGGAAGTGGAACGGCAGGTCGGCCGGGCCGGAACGGCGAGCGTCGGCTACGCCTACGTGCGCGGCGACGGCATCCTGATGTCGATCAACCAGAACGTCCCCACCTGCGTGGCCGCGGGCACCAACAACGGCTGCCGCCCGATCGCCGACTACGCCAACAACAGCCAGTACAGCTCGGCCGGCCGGTCCACCTCCCACGCCCTGCTCGTGTCCTTCGCCAGGCGCCCGGGACGCTGGGGCTACTACCGCGCCAGCTACACGCTGTCGAAGGCCATGAACAACGTGGGTGAGTTCTTCTTCAGCGGGCCCATCGATCCGTTCGACATCGACAAGGACTGGGGGCGCGCCGACAACGACCGGCGGCACATGTTCGTCGTCTCGGCGGGCTTCAACGCGCCGTCGGGCCCGGCGTCGACCGCCTGGGAACACCTGACGCACGGATTCCAGCTGAGCACGCTCGTCCAGGCCTACTCGGCGGCGCCGTTCAACATCACCTCCGGCGTGACGACCATCCAGGGCACGGCGGGACGCCCGATCGTCGACGGCGACGTCATTCCTCGCAACTCCGGCGTGGGCGACGCGTTCCTGTCGATCGGCCTGCGCCTGAGCCGGACGTTCCGCGTCGCCGACACGTGGCAGATCGAGGGGATGGCGGAGGTGTTCAACCTGACCGACACCGTCAACGAGACCGCGCGCAACGGCAACTTCGGGAGCGGGGCCTATCCGACGAGCCCGTCGGCCACGTTCAACCAGGTGACGGCCGTGGGGGATCCGCGGTCGTGGCAGCTGGGTCTACGGCTTCGCTTCTAG